A part of Gemmatimonadota bacterium genomic DNA contains:
- a CDS encoding glycosyltransferase family 4 protein: protein MRAWPALLDTAEAAARTGLRVTVVQAASHDAAFDRQGVAFHFLRELTVLEGALSAHQWARLPSARFRGLLRSLQPDLLHLHSLSFPLAARPLGRALPRVPLLVQDHSDRPPPRWRRALHRWGLSRIDGAAFTARALAHPLTAAGVLPRGIPIFEILETSTRFAPGDTDAARAATGLYGNPCMVWVGRLNRDKDPMTVLTAVALAAQRLPDLHLWCCYTEAPLLPQVRERLAADPGLARRVHLLGAVPHESVQELCRAADFFVSASQREGSSFALLEALACGTTPLVADIPTARRITDNGAVGALFPPRDAAALASAILRFAARQPAELRAAARAHFERRLSFEALGRQLRSAYTSLVRACASA from the coding sequence CTGCGCGCCTGGCCAGCGCTGTTGGACACGGCGGAGGCGGCGGCCAGGACTGGGTTGCGAGTGACTGTGGTGCAGGCTGCATCACACGACGCGGCCTTTGATCGCCAGGGCGTCGCTTTCCATTTCCTGAGGGAGCTTACCGTTCTGGAGGGGGCGCTGTCTGCACACCAGTGGGCGCGGCTTCCCTCGGCCAGGTTCCGCGGCCTGCTCCGCTCCCTGCAGCCTGACCTGCTTCACCTGCACAGCCTGTCCTTCCCGTTGGCGGCCCGCCCGCTCGGGCGCGCACTGCCCCGTGTGCCGCTACTGGTTCAGGATCATTCCGACCGGCCGCCGCCGCGCTGGCGGCGGGCATTGCACCGCTGGGGGCTTTCGCGAATCGACGGGGCAGCCTTCACCGCCAGAGCGCTCGCCCATCCGCTCACCGCCGCCGGTGTGCTCCCTCGCGGGATTCCCATTTTCGAGATCCTGGAAACCTCGACTCGGTTTGCGCCTGGCGACACAGACGCGGCGCGCGCCGCCACCGGACTCTACGGCAACCCCTGCATGGTGTGGGTGGGCCGACTCAACCGTGACAAAGACCCCATGACGGTCCTGACTGCGGTGGCCCTCGCCGCGCAGCGGCTCCCGGACCTGCACCTGTGGTGCTGCTACACGGAAGCGCCGCTCCTGCCCCAGGTGCGCGAGCGGCTTGCTGCCGATCCCGGCCTGGCCAGGCGCGTCCACCTGCTGGGAGCCGTCCCCCATGAAAGCGTGCAGGAGCTTTGCCGGGCCGCCGATTTTTTCGTCTCCGCCAGCCAGCGCGAGGGCAGCAGCTTCGCCCTGCTCGAAGCGCTCGCCTGCGGCACGACCCCGCTGGTGGCCGATATTCCAACCGCGCGCCGCATCACGGACAACGGCGCCGTGGGAGCGCTCTTCCCCCCGCGCGACGCCGCTGCCCTGGCCTCGGCCATCCTGCGATTTGCCGCGCGCCAGCCGGCGGAGTTGCGCGCGGCTGCCCGGGCGCACTTCGAGAGGCGGCTGTCCTTCGAGGCTCTGGGCAGGCAACTGCGAAGC